A stretch of Desulfarculaceae bacterium DNA encodes these proteins:
- a CDS encoding HesA/MoeB/ThiF family protein: MASRYEVQERFASLGPGGQAHLAAATAVVVGAGALGGHSAQLLARAGVGRLRLIDPDRPALDNLHRQVLYDETDVAAGEPKAVAAAKRLGAANSEIVIEPVVEALDQANAARLLAGASLVLDGLDNPQARYALNRACVSLGIPWVHAGVAGSRGQLLVIRPGQGPCLQCWAPTEPREPLRHSVASEGILGPLPAVMGALQANEAIKLLAGAEGALLQGMLLVELWPPRFRELAWAGTAAPCPACGGSY, translated from the coding sequence GTGGCCTCGCGCTACGAAGTGCAGGAGCGTTTCGCCTCCCTGGGGCCCGGCGGCCAGGCCCATCTGGCCGCAGCCACCGCAGTGGTGGTGGGAGCGGGCGCCCTGGGCGGCCACTCGGCCCAGCTTTTGGCCCGGGCCGGGGTGGGCCGCTTGCGTTTGATAGACCCTGACCGCCCCGCCTTGGACAACCTGCATCGCCAGGTGCTCTACGACGAGACCGACGTGGCCGCCGGGGAGCCCAAGGCCGTGGCCGCGGCCAAGCGTCTAGGCGCGGCCAACTCGGAGATAGTCATCGAGCCGGTGGTGGAGGCCCTGGACCAAGCCAACGCGGCGCGCCTGCTGGCCGGGGCCTCGCTGGTGCTGGACGGCCTGGACAACCCCCAGGCCCGCTACGCCCTGAACCGGGCCTGTGTGTCCCTGGGCATTCCCTGGGTGCACGCCGGGGTGGCGGGCTCTCGCGGCCAGCTTCTGGTGATCCGCCCGGGCCAAGGGCCCTGCCTGCAATGCTGGGCCCCAACCGAGCCCCGGGAGCCCCTGAGGCACAGCGTGGCCAGCGAAGGCATCCTGGGGCCCCTGCCCGCCGTCATGGGCGCGCTCCAGGCCAACGAGGCCATCAAGCTCCTGGCCGGGGCCGAGGGAGCCTTACTGCAAGGCATGCTCCTGGTGGAGCTATGGCCGCCGCGCTTCCGGGAGCTGGCCTGGGCCGGCACCGCCGCACCCTGCCCCGCCTGCGGAGGCAGCTACTAA
- a CDS encoding UbiX family flavin prenyltransferase, with product MLLGISGASGVIYGVEALKALSALEVPCHLILSEAGARNLAIETDYTVEQVKALASKVYEVDDMAAPPASGSFRHRGMLVAPCTIKTLSGIANSFDHNLLIRAADVCLKERRPLVLMVRETPLHQGHLELMSKAAGLGASILPPIPAFYHQPRSILDLIHQSIGKALDLMGVEHDLFRRWGSQ from the coding sequence ATATTGTTGGGCATATCCGGAGCCAGCGGGGTCATCTACGGCGTGGAGGCGCTTAAGGCGCTCTCCGCCCTGGAGGTGCCCTGCCATCTGATCCTGAGCGAGGCCGGGGCCCGCAACCTGGCCATCGAGACGGATTACACCGTGGAGCAGGTCAAGGCCCTGGCAAGCAAGGTCTACGAGGTGGACGACATGGCCGCTCCCCCGGCCAGCGGCTCCTTCCGCCACCGGGGCATGTTGGTGGCTCCCTGCACCATCAAGACGCTCTCGGGTATAGCCAATTCCTTTGATCACAACCTGCTCATCCGCGCGGCCGACGTTTGCCTCAAGGAACGCCGCCCCCTGGTGCTCATGGTGCGCGAGACCCCGCTGCACCAGGGCCACCTGGAGCTGATGAGCAAGGCCGCCGGCCTGGGGGCTTCCATCCTGCCTCCCATCCCGGCCTTTTATCATCAGCCCCGAAGCATCCTGGACCTAATACATCAGAGCATCGGCAAGGCGCTGGACTTGATGGGCGTGGAACACGACCTCTTCCGGCGCTGGGGCAGCCAGTAG
- the thiS gene encoding sulfur carrier protein ThiS gives MGDGMKIVVNGMAETVPPGSTVASLVELFEEAHPELITELNGRFVHPKDYASTQVSPGDKLEFINAAFGG, from the coding sequence ATGGGTGATGGGATGAAAATCGTGGTCAACGGAATGGCCGAAACGGTGCCCCCCGGCAGCACCGTGGCCTCGCTGGTGGAGCTGTTCGAGGAGGCGCACCCCGAGCTGATCACCGAGCTCAACGGCCGTTTCGTACACCCCAAGGACTACGCCTCCACCCAGGTGAGCCCCGGCGACAAGCTGGAGTTCATCAACGCGGCTTTCGGGGGCTAG
- a CDS encoding FAD binding domain-containing protein, whose protein sequence is MLLPRFSYHQPASVAEALEVLAQYGGEAAVIAGGTDLLVNMKHKKLSPKHLVGLEALPELMELRAEGDALVVGPRLTASALAASAELSGAAKVLALGAGAVGSPQVRNRATV, encoded by the coding sequence ATGCTTCTACCCAGGTTCAGCTATCACCAGCCGGCCAGCGTGGCCGAGGCGCTGGAGGTGCTGGCGCAGTACGGCGGCGAGGCCGCGGTCATCGCCGGGGGCACCGACCTCTTGGTCAACATGAAACACAAGAAGCTCTCCCCCAAGCACCTGGTGGGCCTGGAGGCGCTGCCCGAGCTGATGGAGCTGAGGGCGGAGGGCGACGCCCTGGTGGTGGGGCCCCGCCTCACCGCCTCGGCCCTGGCCGCCAGCGCGGAGCTTAGCGGCGCGGCCAAGGTGTTGGCCCTGGGCGCGGGCGCGGTGGGCTCGCCCCAGGTGCGCAACCGGGCCACGGT